One genomic segment of Brevibacillus laterosporus LMG 15441 includes these proteins:
- a CDS encoding tRNA1(Val) (adenine(37)-N6)-methyltransferase, whose translation MTEKQQVPLYDTERIDDLLTYELKIIQSHEVFCFSMDAVLLARFAQVPKRGKVLDFCTGNGVIPLLMSTRTPFAEFEGIELQERLFHMAERNVIMNGLQERITIHHGDVRKAVERFGDNKYDLITCNPPYMPSITGEVSKNDHRAIARHEIHLTLDDVLRVGSRLLKQGGKLALVHRATRLIDIVTGMRMYGIEPKRMRFVHSRQDSEPNMVLVEGIRGGKPELRIQPPLIVYKQGEEYCDELYEIYYGKRDSLT comes from the coding sequence ATGACAGAAAAACAGCAAGTCCCCTTGTATGATACAGAACGGATTGACGATTTGTTAACCTACGAATTAAAAATCATTCAAAGCCATGAAGTGTTTTGTTTTTCAATGGATGCAGTATTACTTGCTCGTTTTGCACAGGTGCCTAAGAGGGGAAAAGTATTAGATTTTTGCACAGGTAATGGAGTCATTCCTTTATTAATGAGCACAAGAACGCCATTTGCTGAATTTGAAGGTATTGAACTACAAGAACGATTGTTTCATATGGCAGAACGTAACGTGATCATGAATGGATTGCAAGAACGTATTACTATTCATCATGGCGACGTACGCAAGGCAGTGGAGAGATTTGGAGATAATAAATATGATCTCATCACTTGTAATCCACCTTATATGCCTTCGATCACAGGGGAAGTAAGTAAAAATGACCATCGTGCTATAGCTCGCCACGAGATTCATCTTACGTTAGATGATGTACTGCGGGTTGGAAGCAGACTGCTGAAGCAAGGCGGGAAGCTAGCATTAGTGCATCGTGCAACTCGTCTGATAGATATTGTTACAGGCATGAGGATGTATGGTATCGAGCCTAAGCGTATGCGGTTCGTGCATTCCCGCCAAGATAGTGAACCTAATATGGTACTTGTGGAAGGGATACGCGGAGGGAAACCAGAGCTTCGGATACAACCACCACTGATTGTGTATAAGCAAGGGGAAGAGTACTGCGATGAACTATATGAAATCTATTACGGAAAGCGAGATTCCCTCACATAA
- a CDS encoding PSP1 domain-containing protein codes for MYEVVGIRFKKAGKIYYFDPDEMQIEKDSHVIVETARGVEYGKVVIGQKTVEDSDVVLPLKKVIRIADESDASQVDENRAAAKNAFQVCQTKIREHQLEMKLVDVEYTFDRNKIIFYFTADGRVDFRELVKDLAAVFRTRIELRQIGVRDEAKMLGGIGPCGRMLCCSTFLGDFEPVSIKMAKDQNLSLNPAKISGLCGRLMCCLKYENDNYETTKEEIPELSSWVKTPMGDGRVVSLNILGRVAQVDLLEVGRVMEFTFDEIVTSRPEIG; via the coding sequence TTGTACGAGGTGGTCGGAATCCGCTTTAAAAAAGCGGGTAAGATATATTATTTTGATCCTGACGAAATGCAGATAGAAAAAGACAGTCACGTGATTGTTGAAACAGCACGTGGTGTTGAGTATGGCAAGGTTGTGATCGGGCAAAAGACAGTGGAAGATTCTGATGTAGTTCTTCCTTTAAAGAAGGTAATTCGAATTGCCGATGAATCGGATGCTAGTCAAGTCGATGAGAATCGCGCTGCTGCAAAAAATGCTTTTCAGGTGTGCCAAACCAAGATTAGAGAACATCAACTGGAAATGAAGCTGGTAGATGTTGAATATACATTCGACCGGAATAAAATTATTTTTTATTTTACAGCGGACGGCCGCGTTGATTTTCGTGAATTAGTAAAGGATTTAGCAGCGGTGTTTCGTACGCGCATTGAATTACGGCAGATTGGTGTTCGGGATGAAGCTAAGATGCTTGGCGGTATAGGGCCTTGTGGTCGTATGCTATGCTGTTCCACCTTTTTAGGTGATTTTGAACCGGTATCCATTAAAATGGCGAAAGATCAAAATCTCTCGCTTAATCCGGCTAAAATCTCCGGTTTATGTGGACGTCTCATGTGCTGTTTGAAGTATGAAAATGATAATTACGAAACAACGAAGGAAGAAATACCTGAACTAAGCTCATGGGTGAAAACACCAATGGGGGATGGCAGAGTTGTAAGCTTGAATATTTTAGGCAGAGTGGCTCAGGTTGATCTCCTAGAAGTAGGAAGAGTCATGGAGTTTACCTTTGATGAAATTGTAACAAGTCGACCAGAGATCGGATAG
- a CDS encoding AbrB/MazE/SpoVT family DNA-binding domain-containing protein translates to MKSTGIVRKVDELGRVVIPIELRRTLGIAEKDALEIFVDGERIILKKYEPACIFTGNAEDLVYYKGKMISKACIQEMASLLDESSQQK, encoded by the coding sequence ATGAAATCAACTGGTATTGTAAGAAAAGTAGATGAATTAGGACGTGTTGTTATTCCAATTGAACTTCGTCGTACACTTGGAATTGCAGAAAAAGATGCTCTAGAAATCTTTGTTGACGGAGAACGCATCATCCTTAAAAAATATGAACCAGCTTGTATCTTCACAGGAAACGCTGAAGACTTGGTATATTACAAAGGAAAAATGATCAGCAAAGCTTGTATTCAAGAGATGGCATCTTTGCTTGACGAGAGTTCCCAACAGAAATAA
- the holB gene encoding DNA polymerase III subunit delta', translating into MSWSNVAKKQERVAEVLANSMKYDRLAHAYLFTGPKGVGKMEVAQHVTKSIFCLDQPGDACGTCLNCQRIQSGNHPDVYQISPDGASVKIEQIRALQKEMKMRAVESKNKVYILEHVDKMTTQAANSLLKFLEEPPAGVLALLLSENSHAILPTILSRCQTIVFNPLPVEMIVQSLVNEGITRGIAQVASQITTNLDDARLLSQSEWFAQLKAMVIQLGRDLKQRDSQALFTIQDQFQRNDRLKEELPLFLDLLILWLRDILYIQVGRRANIINIDQQDALEEQALQWAQTEILRGIDVAMETRNRIERNANPQLALERLVLHIQEG; encoded by the coding sequence ATGAGCTGGAGTAATGTAGCAAAAAAACAAGAGCGTGTGGCAGAAGTCTTAGCTAATAGTATGAAGTACGATCGTTTGGCTCATGCATACCTATTTACGGGACCAAAAGGAGTAGGCAAAATGGAAGTGGCTCAGCATGTGACTAAATCCATTTTTTGCTTAGATCAGCCCGGTGACGCTTGTGGGACATGCCTGAACTGCCAACGTATTCAATCAGGGAACCATCCCGATGTGTATCAAATCTCTCCAGATGGTGCATCTGTCAAAATAGAGCAAATTAGAGCCTTACAAAAAGAAATGAAGATGCGTGCTGTTGAATCGAAGAATAAGGTTTATATTCTAGAGCATGTAGATAAAATGACAACCCAAGCGGCAAATAGCTTGCTGAAATTTTTAGAAGAACCACCAGCGGGTGTGCTTGCTTTGTTGCTATCTGAAAACAGTCATGCCATTTTACCCACAATTTTATCCAGATGTCAGACAATAGTATTCAACCCTCTACCGGTTGAAATGATTGTGCAATCGCTTGTAAACGAAGGAATTACACGGGGCATTGCCCAGGTTGCTTCCCAAATTACAACAAATCTGGACGATGCACGGCTATTAAGCCAATCAGAATGGTTTGCACAGCTTAAAGCTATGGTGATACAATTGGGAAGGGATTTGAAACAACGTGATTCCCAAGCGCTGTTTACGATTCAAGATCAATTTCAACGTAACGATAGATTAAAAGAAGAACTTCCTCTCTTTCTGGATTTGCTCATCCTTTGGCTGCGAGATATCCTCTATATTCAAGTAGGGCGTAGGGCCAACATCATCAACATAGACCAACAGGATGCATTAGAAGAGCAGGCCTTGCAGTGGGCTCAAACCGAGATATTGCGAGGAATTGATGTAGCCATGGAGACAAGAAATCGGATAGAGCGTAATGCTAACCCACAGTTAGCGTTAGAGCGACTTGTTCTTCATATCCAGGAGGGATAA
- a CDS encoding aminotransferase class I/II-fold pyridoxal phosphate-dependent enzyme translates to MMQNQEDFWERQRKAPLFDALQRHVRQNPHPFHVPGHKMGRSFDKEARSFFEKYLSIDLTEITGLDDLHQPEDIIAQAQQLAAEAYGAEETKFLVGGTTVGNLAAIMSICRPGDKIIVQRNCHKSVYHGLMLAKAEPIFVVPAVDAETGIAAGVRREDVERLLMEHPDCKAVFLTNPTYYGMGIDLEKMATVVHRYHIPLIIDEAHGAHYGFHPDLPASAMQSGADISIQSTHKMGTAFTMGSMLHVQGELIDRSRLYRYLAMLQSSSPSYPLMASLDLARRHMVLEGQQELQKAIGLIEKTKERLSQFDWFSVAGWKKQTGYQTLDPLRIVINLHSSLLSGFELQTKLEEAYIYTELAGLHHLLLLGSTGTTELDCKKLLTVMEELSKQVRGEELRAFETGLVSSCFLRKVAMSMHIAAEEEAESILLEEAQGRICAEMVIPYPPGIPMIVPGEVLDEQVIALLQELQRKEARFHGVKDATVKTIQVIKGKHC, encoded by the coding sequence ATGATGCAAAATCAGGAAGATTTTTGGGAGAGACAGCGCAAAGCTCCGTTGTTTGATGCACTACAAAGGCATGTACGACAAAACCCCCATCCTTTTCATGTACCTGGGCATAAGATGGGGAGAAGCTTCGATAAGGAAGCAAGGTCTTTTTTTGAAAAATACCTGTCAATTGATTTAACAGAGATTACAGGCTTGGATGACTTGCATCAGCCGGAAGATATTATTGCTCAAGCTCAACAGTTGGCCGCAGAGGCATACGGAGCTGAAGAAACCAAATTTTTAGTCGGTGGAACAACAGTAGGGAATTTGGCTGCGATCATGTCGATTTGCCGACCTGGAGATAAAATTATTGTTCAGCGTAATTGTCATAAATCCGTTTATCATGGACTGATGCTTGCGAAAGCGGAGCCGATCTTTGTCGTTCCTGCTGTAGATGCAGAGACTGGTATTGCCGCAGGTGTACGGCGTGAGGATGTAGAGCGGCTTTTAATGGAGCACCCTGATTGCAAGGCTGTCTTTCTTACCAACCCGACCTATTATGGGATGGGCATTGATTTAGAAAAGATGGCTACAGTTGTTCATCGTTATCACATTCCATTAATCATTGACGAGGCGCATGGCGCGCACTATGGTTTCCATCCAGACCTGCCTGCCTCAGCTATGCAGAGTGGGGCCGATATTTCCATTCAGTCTACACATAAGATGGGAACTGCTTTTACAATGGGGTCAATGCTGCATGTTCAAGGAGAGCTTATTGATCGCAGCCGATTGTATCGTTATTTGGCGATGCTACAGTCCTCTAGCCCTTCATATCCGTTAATGGCGTCTCTTGATTTAGCCCGTCGACATATGGTGCTAGAGGGGCAACAAGAGCTACAGAAGGCGATTGGGCTTATCGAAAAAACGAAAGAACGCCTTAGCCAATTCGATTGGTTTTCAGTAGCCGGCTGGAAGAAGCAGACAGGGTATCAAACACTAGATCCGCTGCGAATTGTAATCAATTTACATTCCTCTTTGCTATCAGGCTTTGAATTGCAAACAAAGCTAGAAGAAGCTTATATTTATACAGAGTTAGCTGGATTGCATCATCTTTTGCTACTAGGGTCAACAGGTACGACAGAGCTGGATTGTAAAAAGTTACTTACGGTTATGGAGGAGCTGTCAAAGCAAGTGCGAGGAGAAGAACTGCGTGCTTTTGAAACAGGGTTAGTCTCCTCCTGCTTTTTACGTAAAGTAGCTATGAGTATGCATATAGCGGCAGAAGAGGAAGCAGAGTCTATATTATTAGAAGAAGCACAGGGACGTATCTGCGCCGAGATGGTGATTCCATATCCGCCAGGTATACCTATGATTGTTCCAGGTGAAGTCCTAGACGAGCAGGTAATTGCTCTTTTGCAGGAATTACAAAGAAAAGAGGCTCGTTTTCATGGTGTGAAGGATGCCACGGTAAAAACCATTCAAGTCATAAAAGGTAAACATTGTTAA
- a CDS encoding GIY-YIG nuclease family protein — protein MNYMKSITESEIPSHKSHYVYMLQCADGSLYTGYTTEIQRRLKQHRIGKGAKYTRGRCPIELVYWEEGADRSWGLKREEQIKRLQRSAKESLILFGNASVQSTLMK, from the coding sequence ATGAACTATATGAAATCTATTACGGAAAGCGAGATTCCCTCACATAAAAGTCACTATGTCTATATGTTACAATGTGCAGACGGGTCGTTGTATACGGGATACACAACAGAGATACAGCGTAGACTTAAGCAGCATAGGATTGGGAAAGGTGCCAAATATACAAGAGGGCGTTGTCCGATTGAGCTGGTGTATTGGGAAGAAGGAGCTGATCGTTCATGGGGACTTAAAAGGGAAGAACAAATTAAACGTCTTCAACGTTCAGCCAAGGAAAGCTTGATTTTATTCGGCAATGCATCGGTTCAATCTACTTTGATGAAATAA
- a CDS encoding YaaR family protein yields MKIDNGIRPTFEVKGIGQRRDVSVEKMNFRDMVKGEGQRLNEERLQLLLTEIDKHGDILARSRNVRDYYSYRNLIKRFMEEAVRFGITLDERKGTNRRGRGRIHKIIKEIDAELLALADDLLSEQAPLIDMLARIGEIRGMLINLYF; encoded by the coding sequence GTGAAAATTGATAATGGCATCAGACCTACATTTGAAGTAAAAGGGATAGGTCAACGCAGGGATGTATCTGTGGAAAAGATGAACTTTCGAGATATGGTTAAAGGTGAAGGGCAGAGATTGAACGAGGAAAGACTTCAGCTACTGCTTACAGAAATAGATAAACACGGAGATATTTTGGCTCGCTCCCGCAATGTACGAGATTACTATTCGTATCGTAATCTTATCAAGCGATTTATGGAGGAAGCTGTTCGGTTTGGGATTACTCTCGATGAGCGTAAAGGAACCAATCGCCGAGGAAGAGGCCGCATTCATAAAATTATCAAAGAGATCGATGCCGAATTATTAGCATTGGCAGACGATCTATTGAGCGAGCAGGCTCCTCTGATAGATATGCTTGCTCGAATTGGTGAAATCAGAGGCATGCTAATCAATTTATATTTTTAG
- the rsmI gene encoding 16S rRNA (cytidine(1402)-2'-O)-methyltransferase: MNIQKSFAQMTSTGILYLVATPIGNLDDITVRSLQTLREVDVIACEDTRQTRKLLTHFQIEKRTLSYHEHNKASSGPELINWLLDGKNIALVSDAGLPAISDPGADLVREAIDAGCTVVPIPGANAALTGLIASGLPTEKFVFCGFLPRDKKQRKVELDRLAHYPETLLFYEAPHRITKTLAAMQEVLGDRETVLARELTKRYEEFARGTMSELIGWLEQTEIRGEFCIIVSGYNGQPITEEDTEAWWSHFGLKEHVEHYIEQGMSVKEACKRTAEDRKLTRREVYNEYHQD; the protein is encoded by the coding sequence ATGAATATACAAAAGAGTTTTGCTCAAATGACAAGCACAGGTATCCTATACCTAGTGGCAACACCTATCGGAAATTTGGATGATATTACAGTCCGTTCCTTGCAGACATTGCGTGAGGTGGACGTGATTGCTTGTGAGGATACACGCCAAACCAGAAAGCTCCTTACTCATTTTCAGATAGAGAAACGTACACTTAGCTATCATGAACACAATAAAGCATCTAGTGGACCGGAATTAATTAACTGGTTGTTGGATGGAAAAAACATTGCTCTAGTCAGTGATGCAGGCTTGCCCGCCATTTCTGATCCAGGAGCCGATCTGGTACGAGAAGCAATTGATGCTGGCTGTACGGTCGTTCCCATCCCTGGTGCTAACGCGGCATTAACAGGTTTGATTGCCTCTGGATTACCGACAGAAAAATTTGTGTTCTGCGGTTTTTTACCGCGTGATAAAAAGCAACGTAAGGTAGAGCTGGATCGTTTAGCCCATTATCCAGAAACGTTATTATTCTATGAAGCACCTCATCGCATTACGAAAACACTAGCGGCTATGCAAGAGGTATTAGGTGATCGTGAGACGGTGCTGGCGAGAGAGCTGACCAAAAGATACGAGGAATTCGCCAGAGGCACGATGTCTGAGCTGATAGGCTGGCTAGAGCAAACAGAGATTCGAGGAGAGTTTTGCATAATTGTTTCTGGCTATAATGGTCAGCCTATAACGGAAGAAGATACAGAGGCTTGGTGGAGCCACTTTGGTCTAAAAGAACATGTAGAACATTATATCGAACAGGGAATGTCTGTTAAGGAAGCGTGTAAAAGAACGGCTGAGGATCGAAAGCTGACACGTAGAGAAGTATATAATGAATACCACCAAGACTAA
- a CDS encoding cyclic-di-AMP receptor, whose product MKMVIAVVQDKDSGRLSQALVKKGFRATKLASTGSFLRAGNTTFLVGTDDGRVTELITIIEQNCQSRKQMVTPVSPLGSGVDSFLSYPLEVQVGGAAVFVMDVEHFHSF is encoded by the coding sequence ATGAAAATGGTCATCGCTGTTGTGCAGGATAAAGACAGTGGGCGTTTGTCACAAGCCCTTGTGAAAAAAGGATTCCGTGCTACAAAATTGGCCAGTACAGGAAGCTTTCTCCGCGCTGGGAATACAACGTTTCTTGTAGGGACCGATGATGGTCGTGTAACAGAGCTTATCACCATCATTGAGCAGAACTGCCAATCCCGCAAACAGATGGTGACTCCTGTGTCGCCGCTTGGAAGTGGAGTTGATTCATTTTTGTCATATCCGCTGGAAGTACAAGTGGGGGGCGCAGCCGTTTTTGTGATGGACGTAGAGCATTTCCATTCTTTTTAG
- a CDS encoding alkaline phosphatase family protein yields MSTAFNREKIAMGCWSIFRQGNIFTLLFVVVGFLLFHFSEWLDIVFWESFFISLLLCFPIFLLLFFYDYPLHIRWFLLGPLCFAGILWYKCLLLSMAVYTICLYLLAVTVLWGIYHFSGAGHISFSSQLMHFIKRLTRASDSSSANIFEQLPKALILLIAMQEASVSWQEWTVSESILSHFVFAFVLFFYSYTIHQLFFTWKPDENIDNAKKITTQYVFPVERVYLVVLNGCNKEQLVEAHTPFLDWLQRTGTSWEKAESVYPADTKSCFCSLLTGTYPSEHQINSHLGNRKTIQHETILDVLHQAGKAGMILAEEEISCLFDKEARQAYVRENQQTDNCRIEQAIQIAEQDNPDFLLVQMTDIYRTGMTCGVYCDEYLAKINQADQMIAQFYHQLDKLGKLNQAVFMVCSDHGEATGMGGRVHLSHKERYISLLMQGTSIHRGKVVTTRPAIVSVAATIAYLLAVPYPKQAKGPVLLEGMITCQNEDHQFPISGKDKFEQII; encoded by the coding sequence ATGAGTACAGCTTTCAACCGTGAAAAGATTGCCATGGGCTGCTGGAGTATTTTCCGACAGGGAAACATATTTACTCTCCTATTCGTGGTGGTTGGCTTTTTATTGTTTCACTTTTCAGAATGGTTAGATATAGTGTTTTGGGAAAGCTTTTTTATATCTCTACTATTATGCTTCCCTATTTTCCTCTTATTGTTTTTCTATGATTATCCCTTGCATATTCGCTGGTTTTTACTAGGACCCCTCTGTTTTGCAGGCATACTGTGGTATAAATGCCTGTTACTTAGTATGGCTGTATATACGATCTGTCTCTATCTCCTTGCGGTTACCGTGTTATGGGGCATTTATCATTTCTCTGGAGCTGGGCATATCAGCTTCTCTTCCCAATTGATGCACTTTATTAAAAGGCTTACTAGGGCTAGTGATTCAAGCAGTGCTAATATATTTGAGCAATTGCCCAAGGCTTTGATTTTACTGATAGCGATGCAGGAAGCTTCTGTGTCATGGCAGGAATGGACAGTGAGTGAGAGTATTTTATCTCACTTTGTATTTGCATTTGTATTATTTTTTTATAGCTATACCATCCATCAACTGTTTTTTACATGGAAGCCTGATGAGAATATAGATAATGCGAAAAAGATTACTACACAGTATGTTTTTCCCGTTGAACGAGTTTACTTGGTGGTGTTGAATGGCTGCAATAAGGAACAGTTGGTCGAAGCTCACACTCCTTTTCTTGATTGGTTACAACGAACAGGAACTAGCTGGGAAAAGGCAGAGAGTGTATATCCCGCAGATACAAAGTCCTGTTTTTGCTCTCTTTTGACAGGAACCTATCCGTCTGAACATCAGATAAATAGCCATCTTGGTAATCGAAAAACAATACAGCACGAGACAATCCTTGATGTCCTGCACCAAGCAGGGAAGGCAGGGATGATATTGGCTGAAGAGGAGATAAGCTGTCTATTTGATAAGGAAGCTCGCCAGGCATATGTACGGGAAAATCAACAGACTGATAACTGCCGAATAGAGCAAGCTATTCAAATTGCAGAGCAAGACAATCCAGACTTTTTGCTTGTACAAATGACAGATATTTATCGAACAGGAATGACATGTGGAGTCTATTGCGATGAATATCTTGCAAAAATAAATCAGGCTGATCAAATGATCGCGCAGTTCTATCACCAATTAGACAAGCTCGGCAAGCTCAATCAAGCCGTATTTATGGTTTGTTCTGATCATGGAGAAGCGACAGGCATGGGAGGGCGTGTACATTTGAGTCATAAAGAACGCTACATTTCACTTCTCATGCAAGGAACGTCGATCCATCGAGGAAAGGTTGTGACTACACGGCCTGCCATCGTGTCAGTAGCTGCCACAATCGCTTATCTTTTAGCAGTTCCGTATCCAAAGCAAGCAAAGGGGCCTGTTTTGTTAGAAGGGATGATCACGTGTCAAAACGAGGATCATCAATTCCCCATTTCTGGGAAAGATAAATTTGAGCAGATTATATGA
- the yabA gene encoding DNA replication initiation control protein YabA, translated as MEKQEIFAKIASMEERVGELYQEIGSLKDVIVKLLEENAQLLIENEHLRNRFQKRADQSTSKKQSAGQQKRAAASQKIVGNQKIVGEGYDNLARLYAEGFHICNVHYGSIRKEGDCLFCLSFLSGGHK; from the coding sequence TTGGAGAAACAGGAAATCTTCGCTAAAATCGCGAGCATGGAAGAGAGAGTGGGCGAACTCTATCAGGAGATTGGCAGCCTAAAAGACGTGATCGTCAAACTTTTGGAAGAGAATGCTCAGCTTCTCATTGAAAATGAACACTTGCGTAACCGATTCCAGAAAAGAGCCGATCAGTCTACTTCCAAAAAGCAAAGTGCTGGCCAACAAAAAAGGGCAGCAGCCAGTCAAAAGATAGTAGGCAATCAAAAAATAGTGGGCGAAGGATATGATAATCTTGCGCGACTATATGCGGAAGGATTTCATATTTGCAACGTACACTATGGTAGTATAAGAAAAGAAGGCGATTGCCTGTTCTGCTTATCTTTTTTAAGCGGTGGACACAAGTGA
- the tmk gene encoding dTMP kinase, with amino-acid sequence MFISLEGGDGAGKSTAITLLEKRITEQGLPVLVTREPGGVDIAEQIREVILNRANTKMDGRTEALLYAAARRQHLVEKVIPALEQGKIVLCDRFIDSSLAYQGVARGLPTDEIFAINQFAIEDRMPDLTFYLDVSPEVGLARIEANSTREKNRLDLEKVSFHNRVREGYELLIHKFPERIVRINADQPIEQVVDEMLAIVQEKIKKA; translated from the coding sequence ATGTTTATTTCATTAGAAGGTGGAGACGGTGCGGGAAAATCCACTGCAATTACACTTTTAGAAAAGAGAATAACAGAACAGGGGCTTCCGGTCTTAGTCACACGTGAACCAGGTGGGGTGGATATCGCTGAACAAATTCGTGAGGTAATATTGAATCGAGCAAATACAAAAATGGATGGGCGAACAGAGGCGCTATTATATGCAGCAGCAAGGCGCCAGCATCTTGTGGAAAAAGTAATACCTGCGTTGGAACAGGGGAAAATTGTACTTTGTGATCGATTCATTGATAGTAGTCTAGCTTATCAGGGTGTAGCGCGGGGTCTACCTACCGACGAAATATTTGCTATTAATCAATTTGCTATTGAGGATCGTATGCCCGATCTTACCTTTTATCTTGATGTATCCCCAGAAGTGGGACTAGCTAGGATTGAGGCTAATTCTACTCGAGAAAAAAATCGCCTTGATTTGGAAAAAGTATCATTTCATAATCGGGTGCGTGAAGGATATGAGCTATTGATTCATAAATTCCCGGAACGGATTGTTCGTATTAACGCTGACCAGCCAATAGAGCAGGTAGTCGATGAAATGCTTGCTATCGTCCAAGAAAAAATAAAAAAAGCATAG
- a CDS encoding sigma factor G inhibitor Gin has product MEDHSHRCIICNREQAVGISICNQFICYTCEQEMVKTDVRDERYPFYIKQMRQIWFKKNA; this is encoded by the coding sequence ATGGAAGACCACTCTCATCGCTGCATTATCTGCAACAGGGAACAAGCCGTTGGTATATCCATTTGTAACCAATTTATTTGTTATACATGTGAGCAAGAAATGGTCAAGACCGACGTACGTGATGAACGTTATCCCTTTTATATTAAACAGATGCGGCAAATCTGGTTTAAAAAGAATGCATAA